The Clostridium sp. AWRP genome has a window encoding:
- a CDS encoding TetR/AcrR family transcriptional regulator, which translates to MKINNCDIIDRIYEETLNLIFTYGAKGWTMDTVCKKSGIAKDTLYRIISKKEELIKDTLLKELDKHNKAMQDLLIQDRDFFCTLRDSATLLSEFIAKFSLDKLSQIFLQYPSVEKAINNGMEEYFQSFTNFLNEGKKSGLLKESVDTNLLINFIHSCVMQILKHPEIYNATKDTEVLLDYFIDGIKG; encoded by the coding sequence TTGAAAATAAATAATTGTGATATTATTGATAGAATATATGAAGAGACATTAAACTTGATTTTTACTTATGGTGCAAAAGGATGGACCATGGATACGGTATGTAAAAAAAGTGGTATTGCGAAAGATACTCTTTATAGAATTATTAGTAAAAAGGAGGAACTTATTAAAGATACTCTTTTAAAAGAACTTGATAAGCATAATAAAGCAATGCAAGATTTATTAATCCAAGATAGAGACTTCTTTTGCACACTAAGAGATAGTGCAACCCTTTTGTCGGAATTTATTGCAAAATTTTCTTTAGATAAGTTAAGTCAGATTTTTCTTCAATATCCTAGCGTGGAAAAAGCAATCAATAATGGTATGGAAGAATATTTTCAGAGCTTTACAAATTTTCTTAATGAAGGTAAAAAATCAGGACTGTTAAAAGAAAGTGTAGATACAAATCTACTAATTAACTTCATACATTCCTGTGTTATGCAAATTCTTAAGCACCCAGAAATATATAATGCGACCAAAGACACAGAAGTGTTATTAGATTATTTTATTGATGGAATAAAGGGATAA
- a CDS encoding GNAT family N-acetyltransferase — MNIRKVSKDKKVYIDLLLLADEQENMIDKYLERGEMFVLNDNGVKAECVVTKEENGIYELKNIAVMPDCHRKGYGKRLIDFLFLHYTDCNVMFVGTGDVPSTLNFYQKCGFSESHRIQNFFTDNYDHSMFEDGKQLVDMVYLKRER, encoded by the coding sequence GTGAATATAAGGAAAGTTTCAAAAGATAAGAAAGTATATATCGACCTGTTGTTATTGGCTGATGAACAGGAAAACATGATAGACAAGTATCTTGAACGTGGCGAAATGTTTGTTCTAAACGACAATGGAGTAAAAGCCGAATGTGTGGTCACTAAAGAGGAGAACGGTATTTATGAGCTTAAGAATATTGCGGTTATGCCCGATTGTCACCGAAAGGGCTATGGAAAAAGACTGATAGATTTTTTGTTTTTACATTATACTGATTGTAATGTGATGTTTGTTGGAACAGGCGACGTTCCTTCTACGCTCAATTTTTATCAGAAATGCGGATTTTCAGAATCACATCGAATACAAAACTTCTTCACGGACAACTATGATCATTCGATGTTTGAAGACGGAAAACAGCTTGTTGATATGGTATATCTGAAACGGGAACGATAA
- a CDS encoding nucleotidyltransferase domain-containing protein, which translates to MSNLSYHCKWRIELAKQICEKVKIIEGVKAIVIGGSVARGYADEYSDLEIPIFWDKLPNENTRKLIVKELNAEYFYPYNYEANEDNVILQKNIFLILLALNKLYFPTFKWMYKSLETFKIKPENIEQRFRDIFTYPPKEAYENTLVIIMETLDIINEVYPELNTSVILSKLKSDRIPHDNPVNIWV; encoded by the coding sequence ATGAGTAATTTAAGTTATCATTGTAAGTGGAGAATAGAATTAGCAAAACAGATTTGTGAAAAGGTAAAAATTATAGAAGGTGTTAAAGCAATAGTTATTGGTGGTTCAGTCGCAAGAGGTTACGCTGATGAATATTCAGATTTAGAAATACCTATATTTTGGGATAAGCTCCCCAATGAGAATACCCGAAAGCTTATAGTTAAAGAACTGAATGCAGAATATTTCTATCCGTACAATTATGAAGCAAATGAGGACAATGTAATTTTACAAAAGAATATATTCTTAATACTTCTTGCTTTAAATAAACTATACTTTCCTACATTTAAATGGATGTATAAATCACTTGAGACTTTTAAAATTAAACCTGAAAATATTGAACAAAGATTTAGAGATATTTTTACCTATCCACCAAAGGAGGCATATGAGAATACTTTAGTTATTATAATGGAGACCCTAGATATAATAAATGAAGTATATCCAGAACTTAATACAAGTGTAATTTTAAGTAAACTAAAATCTGATCGAATACCTCATGACAATCCGGTAAATATTTGGGTTTAA
- a CDS encoding aminoglycoside adenylyltransferase domain-containing protein — MNEKVPNILRPMLYEYEVNLKKYFGSKIFGVYLYNSVALGGFDKDKSDIDFITILNKDFEDKDISIVTLIHNELNSKFKYAKRMEGMYLTKDKVGKPNSKIEPYLYFCDEKLNSYGYYDINYVTWWTLKYNGIPINSPNVSSLNINVQWNNIVETMNYNLNSYWKNKLCEKNIFLSDEWIEFAVLTLCRILYTLDNKSIATKIESAKYTIMNIPDEYKLIIEEAIRIRKNSCDRSLYETEFKRENELKFFANYLINYCNKKYSFVVTNLI; from the coding sequence ATGAATGAAAAAGTTCCTAATATCTTAAGACCTATGTTATATGAATATGAGGTAAATTTAAAAAAATATTTTGGCAGTAAGATATTTGGTGTGTACCTTTATAATTCTGTCGCTTTAGGTGGTTTTGATAAGGATAAAAGTGATATTGACTTTATTACAATACTAAACAAAGATTTTGAAGACAAAGATATATCAATAGTAACTCTTATACATAATGAATTAAATAGTAAATTTAAATATGCTAAAAGAATGGAAGGTATGTATCTTACTAAAGATAAGGTAGGAAAACCTAATTCCAAAATAGAACCTTATTTATATTTTTGTGATGAAAAACTCAATAGTTATGGTTATTATGATATAAATTATGTTACTTGGTGGACATTAAAATATAATGGAATACCTATAAATAGTCCTAATGTTAGCAGCCTAAATATAAATGTTCAGTGGAATAATATTGTAGAAACAATGAATTATAATTTAAATAGTTATTGGAAAAACAAATTGTGTGAAAAGAATATATTTTTATCAGATGAATGGATTGAATTTGCTGTTTTGACATTATGCAGAATATTATACACCCTTGATAATAAAAGCATAGCTACTAAAATTGAATCTGCTAAGTATACAATAATGAATATTCCTGATGAGTATAAATTAATTATTGAAGAGGCTATAAGAATTAGAAAAAACTCTTGTGATAGATCTTTATATGAAACAGAATTTAAAAGAGAAAATGAATTAAAATTTTTTGCGAATTATTTAATAAATTATTGTAATAAAAAATATAGTTTTGTGGTAACGAATTTAATTTGA
- a CDS encoding class I SAM-dependent methyltransferase, whose amino-acid sequence MIDYSEQNKKAWEYNAYDFWVNTSGKPSDRAKKDLEDPIRMLKRYAGYFDTYEGIKIANICGSCGKKAIPLAILGSEVTIFDISEDNKKYALEVADEANVDIDFIVGDVLKVDMNKYEKYFDVVFMEGGILHYFHDINQFMKIMKQLLKTNGKMICSDFHPFQKISDILGLEQPTMSYFSTDVFEGEMAHARFFPDEICRQMPLCSYRKYTISEIINAVIENGFTLNRFDEHQSWTNEDVPGEFTIIAKKIRCK is encoded by the coding sequence ATGATAGATTATAGTGAACAAAATAAAAAGGCTTGGGAATATAATGCATATGATTTTTGGGTAAATACATCAGGAAAACCATCCGATAGAGCTAAGAAAGATTTAGAAGATCCGATAAGAATGTTGAAAAGATATGCAGGATATTTTGATACTTATGAAGGTATTAAAATTGCTAATATTTGCGGTTCATGTGGTAAAAAAGCAATTCCATTAGCAATTTTGGGTTCAGAAGTTACAATCTTTGATATTTCAGAAGATAATAAAAAGTATGCACTTGAAGTTGCAGATGAAGCCAATGTTGATATTGATTTTATAGTTGGTGATGTATTGAAAGTTGATATGAACAAATATGAAAAATATTTTGATGTGGTCTTTATGGAAGGAGGAATCCTTCATTATTTCCATGATATCAACCAATTTATGAAAATAATGAAGCAGCTTTTAAAAACAAATGGAAAAATGATTTGCAGTGATTTTCATCCGTTTCAAAAAATATCAGATATACTAGGGCTAGAACAGCCGACAATGAGTTATTTTTCAACAGATGTATTTGAAGGTGAAATGGCTCATGCAAGATTTTTCCCAGATGAGATTTGCAGACAAATGCCATTATGTAGTTATAGAAAATATACTATTAGTGAAATCATTAATGCAGTTATAGAAAATGGATTTACTCTTAATAGATTTGATGAACATCAATCTTGGACAAATGAAGATGTACCTGGAGAGTTTACAATTATAGCAAAGAAAATTAGATGTAAATAA
- a CDS encoding type 1 glutamine amidotransferase family protein, which translates to MKNIVYLYVFDTMADWEIGYLSAEINSGRYYKKGLIPLKVVTVGITKTPITTMGGLKVLPEIELKECSVKDAAALILPGGNTWTEAIHAPIVRMAEEYLEKGIVVGAICGATIGLAMGGVLDKRAHTSNDLGYLKMVCPSYDGEKYYKQECSVTDGNLITASGIAPLEFALHILKILDIFLPETIDSWYNLYKTQESKYFFKLMKSIQ; encoded by the coding sequence ATGAAGAATATAGTATATCTTTATGTATTTGATACAATGGCAGACTGGGAAATAGGTTATTTAAGCGCTGAAATCAATTCAGGAAGGTACTACAAAAAGGGATTAATACCGCTAAAAGTAGTAACTGTAGGAATTACTAAGACCCCTATTACTACAATGGGAGGTCTGAAAGTATTGCCAGAAATTGAACTTAAGGAGTGTAGTGTTAAAGATGCGGCTGCTTTGATTCTACCTGGTGGGAATACATGGACAGAGGCAATTCATGCTCCAATTGTAAGAATGGCTGAAGAATATTTAGAGAAAGGTATTGTTGTAGGAGCAATTTGTGGTGCTACAATAGGACTTGCTATGGGGGGAGTATTAGATAAACGAGCTCATACAAGCAATGACTTGGGGTATCTTAAAATGGTCTGCCCAAGCTATGATGGAGAAAAGTATTATAAGCAGGAATGTTCAGTAACTGATGGAAATTTGATTACTGCTTCTGGAATAGCTCCCCTTGAATTTGCTTTGCATATATTGAAAATTCTAGATATATTCTTACCGGAAACCATAGATTCCTGGTACAATCTTTATAAAACACAAGAGTCAAAATATTTCTTTAAGCTTATGAAGTCAATCCAATAA
- a CDS encoding TfoX/Sxy family protein — protein MASSQEYLDFIIGQLDTLEDVSFRKMMGEYILYFRGKIFGGIYDDRLLVKITKASRQLILEAVEELPYDGAKPMLLVDDVDNKEFLYQLITEMYEELPIPKAKKKKIC, from the coding sequence ATGGCTTCTAGTCAAGAATATTTAGATTTTATTATTGGGCAATTAGATACACTGGAGGATGTTTCTTTCAGAAAAATGATGGGGGAATACATTTTATATTTCCGGGGAAAGATTTTTGGAGGAATATACGATGACCGCCTTTTGGTTAAGATAACCAAGGCGAGTAGACAGTTGATATTGGAGGCGGTAGAAGAGTTGCCTTATGATGGTGCAAAACCAATGCTTTTGGTGGATGATGTTGATAATAAAGAGTTTTTATATCAATTGATTACGGAGATGTATGAAGAACTTCCTATTCCAAAAGCAAAAAAGAAAAAGATTTGTTGA
- a CDS encoding GNAT family N-acetyltransferase: MILKTDRLILRPWKDEDAQQLYKYAKDPNVGPIAGWPIHTDVENSRQIIKDVLSVNETYAVVLKGNDLPIGSIGLMIGEKSNMTLRNDEGEIGYWIGIPYWGQGLIPEAVNELMRHGFEELGLKVIWCGYFDGNEKSWRVQEKCGFQYHHTEKNIEWHLMNDIRTEHITCITKEEWCSRL, from the coding sequence ATGATATTAAAAACTGATAGACTGATCTTACGTCCTTGGAAAGATGAAGATGCACAGCAATTATATAAATATGCAAAAGATCCCAATGTAGGACCTATAGCAGGGTGGCCTATTCATACTGATGTTGAAAACAGTCGTCAAATTATTAAAGATGTTCTTTCTGTGAATGAAACTTATGCGGTGGTTTTAAAAGGTAATGATTTACCAATTGGTAGTATAGGACTTATGATTGGTGAAAAAAGCAACATGACTTTAAGAAATGATGAAGGTGAAATTGGTTATTGGATTGGTATCCCTTATTGGGGACAAGGGCTAATTCCAGAAGCAGTTAATGAGCTTATGAGACATGGTTTTGAAGAACTTGGACTTAAAGTTATTTGGTGTGGGTATTTTGATGGTAATGAAAAGTCTTGGCGTGTTCAAGAAAAATGTGGTTTTCAATATCATCATACAGAAAAAAACATAGAATGGCATCTAATGAATGATATCAGAACAGAACATATCACTTGCATTACAAAAGAAGAATGGTGCAGCAGACTATAA
- a CDS encoding MBL fold metallo-hydrolase — MKIENGIYMLEIPTNIMEMPIDINPTVIWDKDSLALIDTGCPGQLQQIHEAFDKEGIPFSKLNMVILTHQDIDHVGSISSILEEMPGRVKVFAHEKEKAYINGEKKPVKLAELEERLDYLPDNIKIVYEKLKVGFERSRVNVDEILIDGEELPQFGGITVIHTPGHTPGHICLYIKKWKLLIAGDILSIKEGLLVRADQDINYDNELNMKSMEKLMKYDIETVICYHGGVYRGDVNKRISELVYVDK; from the coding sequence ATGAAAATTGAAAATGGAATTTATATGCTTGAAATACCAACTAATATAATGGAAATGCCAATTGACATTAATCCAACAGTGATTTGGGATAAGGATTCATTAGCTCTGATTGATACTGGATGTCCAGGCCAGTTACAGCAGATTCATGAAGCATTTGATAAAGAAGGAATACCATTTAGTAAGCTGAACATGGTAATCCTAACTCATCAGGATATTGATCACGTTGGCAGTATTTCTAGCATTTTGGAAGAAATGCCTGGCAGGGTTAAGGTTTTTGCTCATGAGAAAGAAAAAGCATATATAAATGGTGAGAAAAAGCCTGTTAAACTTGCTGAACTTGAAGAGAGATTGGATTACTTGCCTGATAATATAAAAATAGTATATGAAAAACTAAAAGTAGGTTTTGAGCGTAGTAGAGTTAATGTAGATGAAATATTGATTGATGGGGAAGAACTACCGCAGTTTGGAGGAATCACTGTTATACACACACCAGGTCATACACCAGGACATATTTGCCTATACATTAAAAAGTGGAAGCTATTAATTGCTGGAGATATCCTTAGTATCAAAGAAGGTTTGCTTGTTAGAGCAGACCAAGATATTAATTATGATAACGAATTAAATATGAAATCCATGGAAAAATTGATGAAATATGATATTGAGACAGTAATTTGTTATCATGGCGGCGTCTATAGAGGTGATGTTAATAAACGTATATCAGAATTGGTATATGTAGATAAATAA
- a CDS encoding amidohydrolase family protein, producing MNDYVIKCGTLIDGTGQPPIKNAKILVKNQRIVRIEQKNGTDLDNYPHIVDASEKTVLPGLIDSHKHIFNCGGSNVGVGLNPSQVKENIHQIYKGGVTSVLDLGSPYDIKSLNEIPEKKPKIFYAISILTCPNGYPGEYMDRKFYKLGSVAECETEQDIKKAVKKLYEMGVSVIKTAVVTRTFDGKPQACWTDKQLQMLTDEAHSYGLQVCAHITYKDDYAQAARCGIDSIHHAAFDGKMYEKDLEEMISKGIIFVPTLSLIDLMVAGLKEKWISNQNYNPPVNEEIKENMQIFTKAFHDGPDDKPVGDLFIKVAKSELCKIPKVQLENVKEYIKRGGTVAMGTDSSLGFSLHTTPVREIELLAAAGLSNIEAIKASTLTAASVFGKDHEIGSIETGKLADIIVVNGDVTNDLSALGNTEIVFINGEKVYEK from the coding sequence ATGAATGATTATGTAATTAAATGTGGAACACTGATTGATGGAACTGGACAACCACCAATTAAAAATGCAAAAATTCTAGTTAAAAATCAAAGAATCGTAAGGATAGAACAAAAAAACGGGACAGATTTAGATAACTATCCTCATATTGTTGATGCTTCTGAAAAAACAGTATTACCTGGATTAATAGATTCTCATAAGCATATTTTTAATTGTGGTGGCTCAAATGTTGGAGTTGGGTTGAATCCTTCTCAAGTAAAAGAGAATATACACCAAATATATAAAGGTGGTGTAACCTCAGTACTTGACTTGGGGTCTCCATATGATATAAAATCATTAAATGAGATACCTGAAAAAAAGCCAAAAATATTTTATGCAATTTCCATTCTTACTTGTCCCAACGGTTATCCTGGTGAATACATGGATCGTAAATTTTACAAACTGGGTTCAGTAGCAGAATGTGAAACGGAGCAAGATATTAAAAAAGCTGTTAAAAAACTGTACGAAATGGGCGTATCTGTTATAAAGACTGCTGTCGTAACAAGAACCTTTGATGGAAAACCTCAAGCTTGTTGGACGGATAAACAATTGCAAATGCTTACAGATGAGGCACATAGTTATGGACTTCAAGTATGTGCACACATAACCTATAAAGATGATTATGCACAAGCTGCACGTTGTGGAATTGATAGTATACACCACGCTGCATTTGATGGAAAGATGTATGAAAAAGACCTTGAAGAAATGATTAGTAAAGGTATTATTTTTGTTCCAACATTGAGTTTAATTGATTTGATGGTGGCGGGACTTAAGGAGAAATGGATTAGTAATCAAAACTATAATCCACCAGTAAACGAAGAGATTAAAGAAAATATGCAAATTTTCACAAAGGCGTTTCACGATGGTCCTGATGATAAGCCAGTTGGTGATTTGTTTATAAAAGTTGCAAAATCAGAACTTTGCAAAATTCCGAAGGTTCAACTTGAAAATGTTAAAGAGTATATAAAACGCGGAGGAACTGTTGCAATGGGTACTGATTCTTCTCTTGGATTTTCACTTCATACAACCCCTGTAAGAGAAATTGAATTACTTGCAGCAGCTGGTTTATCAAATATTGAAGCGATAAAAGCATCTACACTAACGGCAGCCTCTGTTTTTGGGAAAGATCATGAAATAGGCTCAATTGAAACAGGTAAATTGGCTGATATTATAGTTGTTAACGGGGATGTTACCAATGATTTATCTGCCCTTGGAAATACTGAAATAGTATTTATTAATGGAGAAAAAGTATATGAAAAGTAA
- a CDS encoding WYL domain-containing protein: protein MSKNDSMLAILWMLNSGTKITAKQISERLEINIRSVYRYIDALCASGVPIISESGHNGGYSLLNNFIRTPLFFDIEEKKSLLHAATFAMEAGYPFMEALNRATSKLKMFSNQEQEKVLNRHLVGFEVVSRICDPAVKPILMVIEQSVANECSVEIEYCTGYEGHPKRRVVDPYGMLYWNDKWYAIAFCHLRNEIRSFRVDRIVNIISTKNSFKRPEAFSAREFFTKNLLSNTESKVGLCTLVIEGKSEALNDLCAHWFLGYHLIERTECRANFLMDKKSIHTYVPHILLQYGKSIKVIEPDSFKDAMEAILKDLMDYYLH, encoded by the coding sequence ATGTCAAAAAATGATAGTATGCTAGCAATTTTATGGATGCTGAATTCAGGTACAAAAATAACTGCAAAGCAAATATCTGAAAGGTTAGAAATAAACATAAGGTCAGTTTATCGTTATATAGATGCATTGTGTGCTAGTGGAGTGCCAATAATATCGGAGTCTGGTCATAATGGCGGATATAGTTTGCTTAACAATTTTATCCGAACACCTCTGTTTTTTGACATTGAAGAGAAAAAATCACTTTTGCATGCTGCCACTTTTGCAATGGAAGCAGGATATCCTTTTATGGAAGCACTAAATAGAGCAACATCAAAATTAAAGATGTTCTCGAATCAAGAACAAGAAAAAGTTCTCAATCGTCATTTAGTGGGATTTGAAGTAGTGAGTCGTATTTGTGATCCAGCTGTCAAACCTATATTAATGGTAATTGAGCAGTCTGTTGCTAATGAATGCTCTGTGGAAATTGAATACTGTACAGGTTATGAAGGACATCCTAAGCGCAGGGTTGTTGACCCCTATGGGATGCTTTACTGGAATGATAAATGGTATGCTATTGCATTTTGCCATCTTAGGAATGAAATTCGCAGCTTTAGGGTAGATAGAATAGTAAATATTATAAGCACTAAAAATTCGTTTAAGCGTCCTGAAGCTTTTTCGGCACGTGAGTTTTTTACAAAAAACTTATTATCGAATACAGAAAGCAAAGTAGGACTTTGCACTTTAGTAATTGAGGGCAAATCAGAAGCATTGAATGACCTTTGTGCACATTGGTTTTTAGGATATCATTTGATAGAACGAACTGAATGCAGAGCTAATTTTTTAATGGATAAAAAATCAATCCATACCTATGTTCCTCATATTCTACTTCAATATGGTAAATCAATAAAGGTGATTGAACCAGATAGTTTTAAAGATGCTATGGAAGCAATTCTTAAAGATTTGATGGATTATTATCTTCACTGA
- a CDS encoding GNAT family protein, with protein MYLKTDRLIIRDFDKKDAAGLYEYLQHPPVHCFMSEKLDSPEEAEKEVEQRAKEGEHFAVCLSDTDSIIGDVFAIKEEPDTYSVGWNFNLKYGKSGYATEAAKALMDFLFNKDARRIYAYAEDDNIPSQKLCERLGMRKEGLFIDFISFVNNPDGTPYYENTYQYAILKREWM; from the coding sequence ATGTATTTGAAAACAGATAGACTGATAATTCGTGATTTTGATAAAAAAGATGCTGCGGGATTGTATGAATATCTTCAGCACCCACCTGTACATTGTTTTATGAGTGAAAAATTAGATTCACCTGAGGAAGCAGAAAAAGAAGTGGAGCAAAGGGCCAAAGAAGGTGAACACTTCGCTGTTTGCTTGTCCGATACGGATTCAATTATCGGGGATGTTTTTGCCATAAAAGAGGAGCCTGATACATATAGTGTGGGATGGAATTTCAACTTAAAATATGGCAAGAGCGGTTATGCAACTGAAGCGGCAAAAGCGTTAATGGATTTTCTCTTCAATAAAGATGCAAGGAGAATATATGCTTATGCTGAAGACGATAATATTCCATCTCAAAAGCTTTGTGAGAGACTTGGAATGAGAAAAGAAGGACTCTTTATTGATTTTATATCTTTTGTGAACAACCCAGATGGAACTCCGTATTATGAAAATACCTACCAATATGCCATTCTAAAAAGAGAGTGGATGTAG
- a CDS encoding MFS transporter: protein MQSHRVELAWRNDLLDFDFAFSILILKRSKVEMKNNYFNSELKNFYIFIIGQFVSQFGNKITSYGLILWSYKQSGSVLFMSLLSVCYLVPEVLFNFIAGTISDCWNKKKILLISDVIAAMFSLSIILMMITNTLEIENLYVINFMLGITDAFQNPASDVVVSAIVSKDNYIKTNSMFSFCDSFTGIFSPIVATALYAFYGLKLIVAIDLSTFVFEFVTLVFFVKIPSVDVSGKTKKDGLWKQCKSGMQYLFKSRGILSIILFMAFVNFIAAIYNTNLAPMVLSRTDNNYNELGIVSSTESIAVLIGSLLVVKIPQSSKRIPLILNVMTFSFLFGNTLLGIGHNYYVWTIAVFAGSLLVPLLMANVDYIMRTKVPFEMQGRVFSARNTLQYMSIPIGNLLGGFLADKVFEPYMKKSALIPALLAKVVGDSNGSGIALLYVCIGLIGFVGCCLFRLNKSMRKLDSVCK from the coding sequence ATGCAAAGTCATAGGGTAGAGCTTGCATGGAGGAATGATCTACTTGATTTTGACTTTGCATTTTCAATATTAATATTGAAAAGGAGTAAAGTTGAAATGAAAAATAATTATTTTAATAGTGAACTAAAAAATTTTTATATATTTATAATAGGACAATTTGTATCTCAGTTTGGGAACAAAATTACAAGTTATGGATTGATTCTCTGGTCATATAAGCAAAGTGGATCTGTTTTGTTTATGTCATTACTTTCGGTATGTTATTTAGTACCAGAAGTATTGTTTAATTTTATTGCAGGTACCATTAGTGATTGCTGGAACAAGAAAAAAATCCTGTTGATTTCAGATGTTATAGCAGCTATGTTTTCATTAAGTATAATTCTTATGATGATTACAAATACACTTGAAATAGAGAATCTATACGTTATAAATTTTATGCTTGGAATAACGGATGCATTTCAAAATCCAGCTTCAGATGTTGTGGTATCTGCAATTGTATCTAAAGATAATTATATTAAAACAAATAGCATGTTTAGTTTCTGTGATTCTTTTACAGGGATATTTTCACCCATTGTCGCTACTGCACTTTATGCATTTTATGGCTTGAAGCTTATTGTAGCTATAGATTTATCAACATTTGTTTTTGAATTTGTCACTTTAGTCTTTTTTGTTAAAATTCCATCAGTAGATGTATCTGGAAAAACAAAAAAAGATGGATTATGGAAACAATGCAAATCTGGTATGCAGTATTTATTTAAAAGTCGGGGCATATTAAGCATTATTTTATTTATGGCATTTGTCAATTTTATTGCAGCAATTTACAATACGAATCTGGCTCCAATGGTACTATCTAGAACTGATAATAATTACAATGAACTTGGAATTGTAAGCAGTACGGAAAGTATTGCAGTACTGATTGGCAGTCTTCTTGTTGTAAAAATACCGCAGTCATCTAAAAGGATACCTCTTATCTTAAATGTAATGACATTTTCATTCTTGTTTGGCAATACTCTTCTGGGAATTGGCCACAATTATTATGTATGGACAATAGCAGTATTTGCCGGAAGTTTGCTGGTACCATTGTTAATGGCTAATGTTGATTATATAATGAGAACAAAAGTACCATTTGAGATGCAGGGAAGAGTATTTTCAGCACGGAATACTTTGCAATATATGTCAATCCCGATAGGAAATCTGTTAGGTGGTTTTTTAGCCGACAAAGTGTTTGAGCCATATATGAAAAAATCAGCTTTGATTCCAGCATTATTAGCAAAAGTAGTTGGTGATAGTAATGGAAGTGGTATTGCTTTACTATATGTATGCATTGGCCTCATCGGTTTTGTAGGATGTTGCTTATTTAGATTAAACAAAAGTATGAGAAAACTAGATAGTGTATGTAAATAA
- a CDS encoding GNAT family N-acetyltransferase: MMINVTMRMATKADAKEILNIYKPYVKNTAISFEYEVPSVEEFTERINNILKKYPYIVAIDNDQIIGYAYASSFKERVAYDWAVETTIYLSQNCRGKGVGKKLYLALEEILKRQNIINLNVCIAYTATDNAYLTNSSTYFHKHLGYRKVGCFSKCGYKFKNWYDMIWMEKIIGEHSANPKPVIPISELNELQL, translated from the coding sequence ATAATGATAAATGTTACAATGCGTATGGCAACTAAAGCAGATGCAAAAGAAATTTTGAATATATACAAACCTTATGTAAAAAATACTGCAATCTCTTTTGAATATGAAGTTCCATCTGTTGAAGAATTTACTGAGAGAATTAATAATATATTGAAAAAGTATCCATATATAGTAGCGATAGATAACGATCAGATTATTGGTTATGCATATGCTTCATCATTTAAAGAGAGAGTTGCATATGATTGGGCTGTTGAAACTACTATATATTTAAGTCAGAATTGTCGGGGTAAAGGTGTAGGAAAAAAATTGTATTTAGCCTTGGAAGAAATATTAAAGAGACAAAATATCATTAACTTAAATGTATGTATAGCTTATACAGCTACTGATAATGCATATCTTACCAATTCCAGCACATATTTTCATAAACATTTAGGATATAGGAAAGTAGGTTGTTTTTCAAAATGCGGATACAAGTTCAAAAACTGGTATGATATGATTTGGATGGAAAAAATAATCGGAGAACATTCTGCAAATCCAAAACCAGTTATTCCAATATCAGAATTGAATGAATTACAATTATAA